TAGCAATACTATCCATATTGTAGTGCTTACTCCTCCCATATGCATATCTTGTTGTTTCTCCCGCGATACATACAGTAAAACTAGACTATGAATATTTTAGCTTCATTATCTCAAGAATAAATCTCCATTCAGTTGACTAGCAATACCATCCATATTATAGTGCTTACTCCTCTCAAATGCATATCTTGTTGTTTCTTTCTAATAGTTGTAGTGGTAAAAGTTGGTGCTACTTACTTTTTGCTCTTTGCTCAGCTCTTGCTGCTACTTGTATCAATGTCTCTGAATTTCACTCCTTTGGAAGCTTATTCAAGATCGTCAATAAGATATTTACACTTTACATTGTCTATTTTTCTGTCTTTATTCTGATTACTCTGTACTTATGTTGCTTGTAGCAAGTAGCGGAGTGAAGGCAGAATTTTCATCAAGAAAGCAAAGAGGAtttaacatataatataatatatatatatatatatatatatatatatatatatgacaagAGGGATTATAGATATACATGTAGATGGTCAAAAGTCATGTTTCTTAGGTACTAATATCCCTTGAATTACTTGAGGAGCTATAACGAGTATAGTGTCCtagtatttctttttctgttttcttgattagtactccctccggtccaaaataagtgatttcttggcctttttttgtggtccaaaataagtgatttttccagattcaaaaaagaattaattgttttttcctacattgcccttggagtaaatagtgttggagtatgtgttaggagtatttatgtgaagagatagtaaatgttaatatggtcaatttcattgttaattaatgttaaaaggtgaatttcttaattTGTGTGAAAACAgctaaaaaatcacttattttggatcgGAGAGAGTagctttaattatttgttattgtgCTTAATTTATCTGTAACGGATAAGGCGAGGACTCCTTTACATGAAAGCACAAGGACAAGGCTATGAATTTTTTGGTCGATATGTAATTAATTCCACTATTTATGCTATATGAttgatattttttatttattgaaaaAATGATTGATATTGTTTAAAGTTCATTTATATAAGGCCTATTTGATTTCAATAGTTTTAACTCTTATCACTGCATAATATAGACAGTAAAAATTCATATACTCGATCATTAATTTACTTGAAATTCATATACTCGATCATTAATTTACTTGAAATTGaggtatagttgttgttgtcattTTTCTTCATGGCATACAAGGATGAATGTAATTTTATTCCATTAAGTGTTCGCAAATGGACTTGTTGCTATGTTCATTCCAGCTATAAATTTTAGCGTGCAAGAAAGCAATTACCTTTCAAGTCTCTTACTTTTTTCTCATCACTTTGTTTGATTAGATCAATAATCGTTTAATAGAATATAATCACCCAAGAAAATGAGTTGATTAATGAATTAAGAACCATAAGAGAAgtaagaaattcaaaaatagtcagatttgtaagtggtaattgaaaaatagtcacagttttcAAAGTattcgaaatttagtcacttttcatgtaaagataaatcagaatgaaaacactattcaaaatccgaaaaatattccagcataatatactggatttcgaattttttacatgtgaacttccagcataatatatggGAGTTCCAACATATTATTTATACAcgggtgctccaatctccagtatattatgttggaactttccgtgtgctggagttccaacataatatgttggaagttcatatacaggtgcaccaatctccagtatattatgctgaaactttccgtgttgcagcaaaatagtgactatttttcaattatccgtccgaaaactggctagcccgtgctattttcactAAGAGAACCATAATCCCAACTTAAAAAAAATCCCAACTTACTTAACTGACGTTAATGAAGATAAATTAAAATTCCTAAATCTTGGGTGTTTGGTCCCACAACTTGGCATAACCTAAGGCAGATTATCTGATTCTGCTATTGATGGTAGCCATTTCCCTTTTAAGGTCAACTAATTAACAATCTTTTCTTTAAGCATTATATTCCCAGCTGGATACGCGCTATTGGACTTTTGTGTTTGTTGTTAGTTAATCAAATCATTTTAAAATTTAAGGACTTAACAGAAAAAGCTCTCAAATACTAATTCTTCTCAGAAAAAGTCTACATTTTCAAACAACAATACAGGAAGGCACGTTCTATACAAACATGTTAACAACTAATGTTCTTTCTCTTTTAGCCATTTCATTAAACTCACAATATTCTTCTTGACCTTTACAAACATAAACGTGCTACTCTTACACTATTTGCTATCCTTATGTCTATTCAAAAATTCTACTAGTAATTCTAACATCAAGAATCTTGCTCTCATACAACAAAAGATGAGAGGAAGAAAACACTATTTTGTCATTTTTGCTTTTCTTGTACTGTTTTTTGCAAATATAGCCACTTCAACTTCTAAAGGAAAATTTACACCAGCTGATACTTATCTGATCAATTGTGGATCCCCTGATACCACATTGCTTGATGATGGAAGGACTTTTAAGTCTGATCCTCAATCTGCTTCTTACTTGTCTACTGATCAGACTATTTTAGCTTCTGTTAAATCTTTACAAGAAAAGGTTTCTTTTTCATCTGAATCTTTGTTGTATCAAACAGCAAGAATATTTGAAAGTGAATCTATGTATAGATTTCTTGTTTTTCAACCGGGCAGACATTGGGTGCGTTTGTATTTTTATCCTCTTTCACATCCAAATTACAGTCTAACAAGTGCTATGTTCAGTGTTTCTTGTGATAGTATTGTTTTACTACATGATTTTTCAGTGAAGGATACTAGTAAAACAGTGTTCAAAGAGTATCTTATTAATATTACTTCATCTCAATTTACCCTCAAATTTTCACCTCAGAAGAAATCTTTTGCGTTTATCAATGCTATTGAGTTTGTCTCAGCACCAGATGATCTCATTCCTGATTCAGCTGCTGCAGTTTCCCCTGTTGGTGATTTCAATGGCTTGTCTCAGTTCGCGTTTGAAGTAAGTTATCGGCTAAATATTGGAGGATCAATTGTCACACCTAAAAATGATACATTGTGGAGGACATGGTTGCCTGATGATCAGTACATGGTATTTCCACAAGGAGCTCAAAATGTGTCGGTTCCTCCTGAGACGATCAAATATCCGGATGGAGGTGCAACGCCTTTGATTGCTCCACGTTGGGTTTATGCAACGGCTGATAGGATGGCTGATGCTGGGGTTGCAAACTCGAATTTTATGCTAACGTGGGAGATGAACGTTGATCCGAGTTTTTCTTACTTGATCAGAATGCATTTCTGTGATATTGTGAGCCAAGGCCTAAATGAGTTGTACTTCAATGTCTATATTAATGAGATAGCGGGGGTTTCTAGTCTTGACCTCTCAACACTCACTTCAGATTTGGCCACCCCTTATTACAAAGACTTTGTGCTCAATGCCACAGCCATAACCAACGGCTCAATCATCGTGCAGGTGGGGCCAGCGGCTGATGTTCTGTCTAGCCTCCCAAATGCCATCCTCAATGGGTTAGAGGTCATGAAGATAAGCAACATGGAGGGAAGTTTAGATGGGCTGTTCTCATCTGGTGGAACGAATGCAGGCCTAGTGCCAAAATCTCGCAGTATGAGAATTGCTGCTGCTTTTGGATTGGCAATGGGGGTTACAGCAATAGTACTGCTTGTAATGGGCATTGTTAGGTGGCGAAGGAAACCAAAAAATGGTTGGGAGAGGCAGAAGACATTCTCCTCTTGGCTTCCTCTCAATGCCAGTTACTGTAGTTTCATGTCAAGCAAGAGCAAGACTAGTTGTTCAACAATCATATCCTCTGGCCTCAACTTTGGCCGCCTTTTCACTTTCAATGAAATCAAGATTGCAACAAAAAACTTTGATGAAAAGGCAGTCATTGGTGTTGGAGGCTTCGGAAAAGTCTACCTTGGTGAATTGGAAGATGGAATAAAACTCGCCATAAAACGAGGAAATCCATCATCCTCACAAGGTATAAATGAATTCAGAACTGAAATTGAGTTGCTATCCAAGCTTAGGCATAGACATCTTGTTTCACTCATTGGGTATTGCGACGAACAATCAGAAATGATTCTTGTCTATGAGTACATGTCTAATGGTCCTCTTCGCGACCACATTTATGGTTCCACTTTGCCAACTCTATCATGGAGACAAAGGCTCGAAATTTGCATAGGAGCTGCTCGAGGACTACATTACCTTCACACTGGATCAACTCAAGGAATAATACACCGCGATATAAAAACCACAAACATCCTCCTGGATGAGAACTTTGTCGCAAAGATGGCTGATTTTGGCTTGTCAAAAACCGGTCCTTCACTGGAGCAAACACACGTTAGCACAGCAGTGAAGGGTAGTTTTGGTTACCTTGATCCTGAGTACTTCAGAAGACAACAACTAACAGAAAAATCTGATGTTTACTCATTTGGGGTAGTCCTATTTGAGGTATTATGTGCAAGGCCAGCACTTGATCCAGCATTGCCAAGAGAACAAGTAAATTTAGCAGAGTGGGCAATGCAGCAGCACAGAAAGGGTTCTCTTGAGAAGATCATAGACCCTAATCTTGCAGGAACCATTAGGCCCGAGGCGTTAAGGAAATACGTGGAAGCTGCAGAGAAATGTTTGGCAGAATATGGGGTTGACAGGCCTACAATGGGAGATGTTTTGTGGAACTTAGAGTATGCTTTACAACTTGAAGGAGCATCACCACAGACTGATCTTCCAGTGGAAAATGAGAACGAAAATTCAAAGCCAAGTTCTTCAGAACAACCTGGGACAAATCCGAAGGCCAATAAAGAAGATCAGCTAATTAACATCAATGATGATTCTGGAGTGGTGGTTGGTTCTCCTATGTTCTTAGAAGATTTTCAAGGAAGATAACTGAAATTACAGCAactcctttttatttattttcttacttTTCTGCTTCCATGTTTTTACTTTACTTCTCAAGCAATCTTGGGTTATCTTGGATTGATTTCTTGTTTAGTTCATGATGACTGAAGACATGCCAGAGTTTGTCTGTGTAAGAGGATCTAATTGAGTTCACTTTTAAGTacttgtagctatatttacaGATTTATCTTCACTCAGGTGTGTTATTTTTCAATACTTATTGTTGTTTTCCAATAGAATTGAGAAAACCTGTAAACTGTTAGATGGAGAAATATTGTGTTTAAGTTCCTCAATCTCCTTAATTCAG
This sequence is a window from Nicotiana sylvestris chromosome 3, ASM39365v2, whole genome shotgun sequence. Protein-coding genes within it:
- the LOC104211655 gene encoding probable receptor-like protein kinase At5g61350; translation: MSGDASASVSSSGFCLEGLDDVQDYPWANEGEPSMSWDRYSQLYDVVKTGNEAYRENRWDEAINSYTRANNTRPNDPIILSNRCASYLRFSQFLKSRTASDSEYRPLSGLDPTTLAGLALKDAEKVMHLQNNSVNSYILKANSLILLEKNELAQDVIRSGLQVNPLSNPLLNLEKSITATLGMRSHGRPERSDDFDCTLCLKLLYEPITTPCGHSFCRACLFQSMDRYNRCPLCRTVLFISPRTCAISVTLNNIIEKNFPEEYAERKAENDSLINLGVDLLPLFVMDVILPCEKLALNIFEPRYRLMVRRIMEGNRRMGMAVVDPTTGSIADYACEVEIIECEPLPDGRFYLEVESRRRCRIVRYWDQDGYRVAEVEWIHDICPAEGTRERHELLEMANKAAAFAQRWLRNAQEVAGDRRRAELFKAEGLMPSPQDPERLSFWLTTLTSHRPTEKLDLLQIRDTHERIRRGLLYMKAEEQGCRLHFIKLTIFFLTFTNINVLLLHYLLSLCLFKNSTSNSNIKNLALIQQKMRGRKHYFVIFAFLVLFFANIATSTSKGKFTPADTYLINCGSPDTTLLDDGRTFKSDPQSASYLSTDQTILASVKSLQEKVSFSSESLLYQTARIFESESMYRFLVFQPGRHWVRLYFYPLSHPNYSLTSAMFSVSCDSIVLLHDFSVKDTSKTVFKEYLINITSSQFTLKFSPQKKSFAFINAIEFVSAPDDLIPDSAAAVSPVGDFNGLSQFAFEVSYRLNIGGSIVTPKNDTLWRTWLPDDQYMVFPQGAQNVSVPPETIKYPDGGATPLIAPRWVYATADRMADAGVANSNFMLTWEMNVDPSFSYLIRMHFCDIVSQGLNELYFNVYINEIAGVSSLDLSTLTSDLATPYYKDFVLNATAITNGSIIVQVGPAADVLSSLPNAILNGLEVMKISNMEGSLDGLFSSGGTNAGLVPKSRSMRIAAAFGLAMGVTAIVLLVMGIVRWRRKPKNGWERQKTFSSWLPLNASYCSFMSSKSKTSCSTIISSGLNFGRLFTFNEIKIATKNFDEKAVIGVGGFGKVYLGELEDGIKLAIKRGNPSSSQGINEFRTEIELLSKLRHRHLVSLIGYCDEQSEMILVYEYMSNGPLRDHIYGSTLPTLSWRQRLEICIGAARGLHYLHTGSTQGIIHRDIKTTNILLDENFVAKMADFGLSKTGPSLEQTHVSTAVKGSFGYLDPEYFRRQQLTEKSDVYSFGVVLFEVLCARPALDPALPREQVNLAEWAMQQHRKGSLEKIIDPNLAGTIRPEALRKYVEAAEKCLAEYGVDRPTMGDVLWNLEYALQLEGASPQTDLPVENENENSKPSSSEQPGTNPKANKEDQLININDDSGVVVGSPMFLEDFQGR